The following are from one region of the Treponema denticola genome:
- a CDS encoding PEP/pyruvate-binding domain-containing protein — protein MILDFAQIHKDDILRAGGKGANLGEMTAAGINVPKGFVITAEAYREFLKENKIDEIISCTLVEKQTDEQALLSAAGEFRKKIIAGHFPAQLEKEIRKKYAELGDSARVAVRSSATAEDLPDASFAGQQETYLNVQGIEDVLIYIHHCYASLWGDRAVSYRFNQGYNQSTVAIAVVIQEMVESEKAGVLFTLNPVTQNKDEMQINASYGLGESVVSGRVTADNYIVNKSGAVVEINIGSKETQIVYGDKNTKEEAVSEAKRIQRALDDTEIAGLVKAGLKIEKHYGMPMDIEWAIKKNEIYILQARAITTLKNNDDKKQVQEYIKGSKLTRMMKENMAFQFEKMPFAYCALDFDYMIAINDQKARIFAEGGLVFDSNPEIDDDGIQTLPKNKKGFTLRIFHIFKIIRMLKNFDYCSEVCKKFMAHYEKEIERIKTLDFQNMSLAECSKFMEQSYELVQQLAYNRFKYALFPSFFMSKKFTKIIKRVDKNYSAFDFYRELNNKTAVVANDISRIADEIKKNAVLTEAVLSGEKFKTLCAGFPEFKRLADNFINRNGFKSDYNCYCIEAKTFIEDPDRLVNIIRPLLNTPDTSDQNFHNNENRNYTDLMQQLKHIYGNKYPRIEKDIQHFRYFHVVREESQYLWEAVFYYVRQCVKRINILLLNNEDYKHGIVNLFHRELMEVLKAGRLTDAYKEKIKRRNEKFPLAEKVWEASKLLVFDSRGDVLKGVSGSPGTVVGKACLICKPEEFYKMQKGDVLVCHLTDPEWTPLFKLASAVVADTGSALSHAAIVAREFNIPAVLGVGFATAKFKDGDLITVDGNKGEVRSC, from the coding sequence ATGATACTTGATTTTGCACAAATACATAAGGATGACATATTAAGGGCGGGCGGCAAGGGTGCTAACCTTGGAGAGATGACTGCTGCGGGAATAAATGTGCCGAAAGGATTTGTCATTACCGCAGAGGCGTATCGGGAATTTTTAAAAGAGAACAAAATAGACGAAATCATCTCATGCACTCTTGTAGAAAAGCAAACTGATGAACAGGCATTGCTATCCGCCGCCGGAGAGTTTCGAAAAAAAATTATAGCAGGACATTTTCCCGCTCAATTGGAAAAAGAGATAAGAAAGAAATATGCGGAACTCGGAGACTCGGCTAGAGTTGCGGTGCGCTCATCGGCAACGGCGGAAGATTTACCCGATGCGAGTTTTGCAGGTCAGCAGGAAACTTATTTAAATGTGCAAGGCATAGAGGATGTATTGATTTACATACATCATTGCTACGCTTCGCTGTGGGGTGACAGGGCTGTAAGTTATCGTTTTAATCAGGGATATAACCAAAGTACTGTTGCGATTGCAGTTGTCATTCAAGAAATGGTAGAAAGTGAAAAAGCCGGTGTTTTGTTTACGCTGAATCCGGTAACGCAAAACAAAGATGAAATGCAGATTAATGCAAGTTATGGATTGGGTGAGAGCGTTGTAAGCGGACGCGTAACGGCGGATAATTATATTGTAAACAAGTCGGGTGCTGTTGTTGAAATAAATATCGGGAGTAAAGAAACACAAATCGTCTATGGCGATAAGAATACAAAGGAAGAAGCAGTAAGTGAGGCAAAAAGAATACAGCGTGCCTTAGATGATACCGAGATTGCCGGTCTTGTAAAAGCCGGATTAAAAATAGAAAAGCACTACGGTATGCCGATGGATATTGAATGGGCAATAAAAAAGAACGAAATATATATTTTACAGGCTCGCGCAATAACAACCTTAAAAAACAATGATGATAAAAAGCAGGTTCAGGAATATATCAAAGGCAGTAAATTAACACGAATGATGAAAGAAAATATGGCTTTTCAGTTTGAAAAAATGCCCTTTGCATACTGTGCGCTGGACTTTGATTATATGATAGCGATTAACGACCAAAAAGCACGGATATTTGCGGAAGGCGGTCTTGTTTTTGATTCAAATCCTGAAATTGATGATGACGGTATTCAGACTCTTCCGAAAAATAAAAAAGGTTTCACCCTGCGTATTTTTCATATATTTAAAATAATACGCATGCTTAAAAACTTTGACTATTGCTCTGAGGTGTGTAAAAAGTTTATGGCGCATTATGAAAAAGAAATAGAGCGTATTAAAACTTTAGACTTTCAAAATATGAGTTTGGCGGAATGTAGCAAATTCATGGAACAAAGTTATGAGCTTGTTCAACAGCTTGCTTATAACAGATTTAAATACGCCTTGTTTCCGTCGTTTTTTATGAGTAAAAAATTCACAAAAATAATTAAACGAGTAGATAAAAATTATTCCGCATTTGATTTTTATCGGGAACTCAATAATAAAACGGCTGTCGTTGCAAACGATATTTCACGTATAGCCGATGAGATAAAGAAAAATGCTGTTCTAACAGAAGCCGTACTATCCGGAGAAAAATTTAAAACCCTGTGTGCAGGCTTTCCCGAATTTAAACGGCTCGCAGATAATTTTATAAACCGCAACGGTTTTAAGTCGGATTACAACTGTTATTGTATCGAAGCAAAAACATTTATCGAAGATCCCGACAGGCTTGTCAATATTATACGCCCGCTCTTAAATACCCCTGATACATCCGATCAAAATTTTCATAATAACGAGAATAGAAATTATACGGATTTAATGCAGCAATTAAAGCATATCTATGGCAACAAATATCCTCGTATAGAAAAGGACATACAGCACTTTCGATACTTTCATGTTGTACGCGAAGAATCACAATATTTGTGGGAAGCTGTCTTTTATTATGTCAGGCAGTGTGTAAAGCGGATAAATATTCTTTTATTAAACAACGAAGATTATAAACACGGAATTGTAAATCTTTTTCATCGTGAATTAATGGAAGTGCTTAAAGCCGGCCGACTAACCGATGCCTATAAAGAAAAAATAAAAAGACGAAATGAAAAATTTCCGCTTGCGGAAAAAGTTTGGGAAGCTTCAAAATTACTTGTGTTTGATTCAAGAGGCGATGTGCTGAAAGGAGTAAGCGGAAGTCCGGGGACTGTTGTAGGAAAAGCGTGCCTTATCTGCAAGCCTGAAGAATTTTATAAAATGCAAAAAGGTGATGTACTTGTTTGTCATCTTACCGATCCCGAATGGACTCCGCTTTTTAAACTTGCAAGTGCTGTCGTCGCAGATACCGGTTCCGCGTTAAGTCATGCTGCGATTGTCGCTCGGGAATTTAATATACCGGCAGTATTGGGTGTAGGTTTTGCCACCGCAAAATTTAAGGACGGCGACCTTATCACCGTTGACGGAAACAAAGGCGAAGTGCGGAGTTGTTGA
- a CDS encoding TetR/AcrR family transcriptional regulator — translation MAKAFTEQERIKIKEKILEAALELFHDKGTKALSIAELTKRAGIAQGSFYNFWKDKEALIMELIAYRSSQKLNYIEKKFSNSLSDPAKFLTDIICRYSVDLMVKMQKQPVYEDAFKILEAKKLNEVHRIEILYDEFLTRLIEYWEQNGSIKRADKKGLLNAFTGSFLLCSHYYQFDKEYFNEMLLTFISGIVNKYIEK, via the coding sequence ATGGCAAAGGCATTTACCGAACAAGAAAGAATCAAAATAAAAGAAAAGATATTGGAAGCGGCACTTGAACTATTTCACGATAAGGGGACTAAGGCGCTGAGTATAGCTGAATTGACGAAGCGGGCAGGTATTGCGCAGGGAAGCTTTTATAATTTTTGGAAAGATAAAGAGGCTTTGATTATGGAACTCATTGCATACCGATCAAGCCAAAAATTAAATTATATTGAAAAGAAGTTTTCAAATTCTCTCTCCGATCCGGCAAAATTTCTTACCGACATAATATGCCGATATTCGGTTGATCTTATGGTAAAAATGCAAAAGCAGCCTGTGTATGAAGATGCCTTTAAAATACTTGAAGCAAAAAAACTGAACGAGGTTCATAGGATTGAAATTCTGTATGATGAGTTTTTAACAAGGCTCATAGAATATTGGGAGCAAAACGGTTCGATTAAGCGGGCAGATAAAAAAGGTTTATTGAATGCGTTTACAGGAAGTTTTTTATTATGTTCTCATTATTATCAGTTTGATAAAGAGTATTTTAATGAAATGCTGCTGACATTTATATCCGGAATAGTAAATAAGTATATAGAAAAATAA
- a CDS encoding methyl-accepting chemotaxis protein, producing MKEKVILPSPKTKDGAIKKGASITVGLLRAITITIISIVAVICAVVGFQLYKKNIAQFDEFTEQQFSNIERYINLFIRNGKNTVTMLAENPAVKNADETLYNYTGERKDIVYTHDGKTEQDITALFVRMDKNYEEFKEIYMGTRWGGFVTSWAEEYQQGFDPRNRPWYKNAAEANGKVIITPVYISTDGSPVVALAQAIKDPKGTFLGCIGLDLNLTDLASRVGNIRIGKSGYCMLMQNDGLILADPKHADSNLKILKETGIPAFNEIDKMKDGSAFIMLDGKRWKVSVFSLSGLDWKVALFIEQNEILSLFYTLLKNMILIGLFMFVLYFTLAFIFAGALKRYFKRLETVLGKIAEGDLTDRVAVKKNNEVGRIMMNLNTAIENNHTMICLLKDEADKMNSIGSQLSSSMEETAAAIKQIGENVKSVKEKAMSQAAGVTETVATVEQINGRLSRLVSSIEMQTESINESSVVITRMAENTVKMAKTLDQNNELIKTVYGQTKVGKDGARTANEIVKQIAEKSASLLEASQIIQNIASQTNLLAMNAAIEAAHAGESGKGFAVVADEIRKLAEGSNLQGKQIAAVIKETTEIIHDITEAGSRAEKTFIDVYELVSQISEKEDSILEVMREQEENGKHVLDAIKRINDVTSEIDSASAEMLEGGNQIGQEMQKLAEITLETTDSMNEIASGADQITIAVKEVSDITQKNKASIENLSNEVSKFKI from the coding sequence ATGAAAGAAAAAGTTATATTACCCTCCCCCAAAACTAAGGACGGAGCTATTAAAAAAGGGGCATCTATTACGGTAGGCCTTTTACGGGCAATTACAATAACAATCATTTCAATCGTAGCCGTTATTTGTGCAGTTGTGGGTTTCCAACTATACAAAAAGAACATAGCTCAGTTCGATGAATTTACTGAGCAGCAATTTTCCAATATTGAGAGGTACATAAACCTTTTTATCCGGAACGGAAAAAATACCGTTACTATGCTTGCGGAGAATCCTGCTGTCAAAAATGCCGACGAAACGCTGTATAACTATACAGGCGAAAGAAAAGACATTGTGTATACGCATGACGGCAAAACGGAACAAGATATAACCGCCCTCTTCGTTCGTATGGATAAAAATTATGAAGAGTTTAAAGAAATATATATGGGCACGCGCTGGGGAGGTTTCGTAACTTCATGGGCAGAGGAATATCAACAAGGATTTGACCCGCGTAACAGACCTTGGTATAAAAATGCGGCGGAAGCAAACGGAAAGGTCATAATAACGCCGGTATATATATCAACAGACGGCAGCCCGGTTGTAGCATTGGCTCAGGCAATAAAAGATCCCAAAGGGACTTTCTTAGGCTGCATCGGTCTTGACTTAAATCTTACAGATTTAGCTTCACGAGTCGGCAACATCCGTATCGGCAAATCGGGATATTGTATGCTTATGCAAAACGATGGGTTGATTTTAGCCGATCCTAAACATGCAGACTCCAATCTAAAAATATTAAAAGAAACAGGTATTCCTGCCTTTAACGAAATAGACAAAATGAAAGATGGTTCGGCTTTTATTATGCTTGACGGAAAAAGATGGAAGGTTTCAGTATTTTCACTTTCGGGCCTCGATTGGAAAGTTGCTCTTTTTATCGAACAAAACGAAATACTTTCGCTTTTTTATACACTCTTAAAAAATATGATTCTTATCGGTCTTTTTATGTTCGTCCTGTATTTTACATTAGCCTTTATTTTTGCAGGTGCTCTTAAACGCTATTTTAAACGGCTTGAAACCGTTTTAGGTAAAATCGCCGAAGGCGACCTTACCGACAGAGTGGCAGTAAAAAAGAATAACGAAGTCGGACGTATTATGATGAACCTCAATACCGCAATCGAAAATAATCATACGATGATATGCCTTTTAAAAGATGAAGCCGATAAAATGAACTCTATCGGGTCTCAGCTGTCGAGCAGTATGGAAGAAACGGCAGCCGCAATTAAACAGATAGGCGAAAACGTTAAAAGCGTAAAAGAAAAAGCTATGTCTCAGGCTGCCGGCGTTACCGAAACCGTTGCAACTGTGGAGCAAATCAACGGACGGCTTAGCCGGCTCGTTTCAAGTATCGAAATGCAGACCGAAAGTATCAACGAATCTTCTGTGGTCATTACGCGCATGGCGGAAAACACCGTTAAAATGGCTAAAACACTTGACCAAAATAATGAACTGATCAAAACAGTCTACGGACAAACCAAGGTCGGTAAAGACGGAGCAAGAACTGCAAATGAGATTGTAAAGCAAATCGCCGAAAAATCGGCCTCACTTCTTGAAGCTAGCCAAATCATTCAAAATATTGCGAGTCAAACCAACCTTTTGGCAATGAATGCCGCAATAGAGGCAGCCCATGCAGGCGAATCAGGTAAGGGCTTTGCCGTTGTCGCTGACGAAATTAGAAAACTTGCCGAAGGCTCTAATTTGCAAGGAAAGCAAATTGCGGCAGTTATAAAAGAGACGACTGAAATTATCCATGACATTACCGAAGCCGGTTCTCGAGCGGAAAAAACCTTTATCGATGTATACGAGCTGGTCAGCCAAATCTCCGAAAAAGAAGATTCTATTTTGGAAGTGATGCGAGAACAGGAAGAAAACGGAAAACATGTACTTGATGCCATTAAAAGAATAAATGACGTAACAAGCGAAATTGACTCAGCCTCCGCCGAAATGCTTGAAGGCGGCAATCAAATTGGGCAGGAAATGCAAAAGCTTGCCGAAATAACACTCGAGACCACTGATAGTATGAACGAAATAGCTTCAGGAGCCGATCAAATTACCATTGCAGTCAAAGAAGTAAGCGACATTACGCAGAAAAATAAGGCAAGTATTGAAAATTTATCCAATGAGGTTTCTAAATTTAAAATATAA
- a CDS encoding YciI family protein — MAYLYLMDNKKALNLEIVKKHVQYLKQLDDSGKLILCGPFTDYDGGIVILECKNIEEAREIAKSDPFIKEGYKTFELRTLSIANKENNYGL; from the coding sequence ATGGCTTATCTGTATTTAATGGATAACAAAAAAGCACTAAACTTGGAAATAGTAAAAAAACATGTTCAATATTTGAAACAATTGGATGATTCGGGAAAACTTATATTATGCGGCCCCTTTACCGACTATGATGGCGGTATTGTAATATTGGAATGTAAAAATATTGAAGAAGCAAGAGAGATTGCAAAGTCTGATCCTTTTATAAAGGAAGGATATAAGACTTTTGAGTTGAGAACTTTAAGTATTGCAAATAAAGAAAATAATTACGGGCTTTAA
- the murJ gene encoding murein biosynthesis integral membrane protein MurJ, protein MSKLENKSLVKSGSKLSLLVLGSRILGLVRQMTMSHFLGTGPLADAFATAFMLPNLFRRLFAENSITVAFIPTFNAYLQKHKDSQESEKTKKEINEFLNSIFTLVSFSTVIVVTLGILLSPLIVKLFFKNIADYNSTVFLTRIMFPYLFLISVAAFFQGILNGVKIFTPSGFTPILFNIIVISSTYIFAKPFGDPAAAMSYGVVAGGLVQAVFQLPFVLKMGFSFKFTSLAKTFSNPGTKKVLALIGPTIIGMAAYQINDLVSTSLATSAGLGIASSLQYSLRLQELLLGIFAVSVGTVILPEMSALALRKDWEAFQKVLLQAIKVIALITIPATFFSLLSGENLIILIYKSNKFDNASVKLTLGIFNFHIIGLFAIAVNRIIAPAFYAQSDSKSPTIAGIICFAVNILLALILVGPMGGNGIALALTIASFINTIILLIFLKRNKALDVKNLIFPALLFIAKIFVFSITASIPLYFLKDKIYSQFASFGKLIGQGVPLFISFIIFAGLGAGLLLITKDRTANIILKRFKKS, encoded by the coding sequence ATGAGTAAGCTTGAAAATAAATCTCTCGTAAAAAGCGGGTCAAAACTTTCTCTTTTGGTTTTAGGGTCAAGGATTTTAGGTCTTGTCCGCCAGATGACTATGTCTCATTTTTTGGGGACGGGGCCATTGGCGGATGCCTTTGCCACAGCCTTTATGCTTCCAAATCTTTTTAGAAGACTCTTTGCCGAAAACAGCATAACCGTTGCCTTTATTCCGACCTTTAACGCCTATCTGCAAAAACACAAAGATTCTCAAGAATCCGAAAAAACAAAAAAAGAAATAAACGAGTTTTTAAATTCTATTTTTACTCTTGTAAGTTTTTCAACAGTCATTGTAGTTACATTGGGTATTTTGCTTTCTCCGCTGATAGTAAAACTTTTTTTTAAAAACATTGCAGACTATAATTCTACCGTTTTTTTAACGCGGATAATGTTTCCGTATTTATTTTTAATTTCTGTTGCAGCCTTTTTTCAAGGCATCTTAAACGGAGTAAAAATTTTTACCCCTTCAGGCTTTACGCCTATTTTATTCAACATAATCGTAATTTCTTCTACCTATATTTTTGCAAAACCTTTTGGAGATCCTGCCGCAGCAATGTCATACGGTGTTGTTGCAGGAGGCCTTGTGCAGGCGGTTTTTCAGCTTCCCTTTGTTCTAAAGATGGGATTTAGTTTTAAGTTTACAAGCCTTGCAAAAACTTTTTCAAACCCCGGCACAAAAAAAGTCCTTGCCCTTATCGGTCCTACCATAATAGGCATGGCAGCCTATCAGATAAACGATTTGGTTTCTACCTCGCTTGCAACTTCGGCAGGCCTTGGAATAGCTTCGAGCTTACAATATTCTTTACGCTTACAAGAACTTTTATTAGGTATCTTTGCCGTTTCGGTAGGAACCGTAATCCTCCCCGAAATGTCGGCCCTTGCCTTGCGTAAGGATTGGGAGGCCTTTCAAAAGGTTCTGTTACAAGCTATAAAGGTGATAGCTTTAATTACAATACCTGCTACCTTTTTCTCTCTTTTGTCGGGAGAAAATTTAATCATCCTTATTTACAAGAGCAATAAATTCGATAATGCTTCGGTAAAATTAACATTGGGAATTTTTAACTTTCATATAATCGGACTTTTTGCAATCGCCGTAAACAGAATTATAGCTCCTGCCTTTTATGCCCAAAGCGATTCAAAGTCCCCGACAATCGCAGGAATAATCTGCTTTGCAGTTAATATTCTCCTAGCCTTAATTTTGGTAGGCCCCATGGGAGGAAACGGCATCGCTCTTGCTTTGACAATAGCTTCATTTATAAACACAATCATTCTCTTAATATTTTTAAAAAGGAACAAGGCCCTGGATGTAAAGAATCTCATCTTCCCCGCTCTTTTATTTATTGCAAAAATATTCGTTTTTTCGATTACAGCCTCAATTCCCCTTTATTTTCTAAAGGATAAGATTTATTCTCAATTTGCTTCATTCGGAAAACTTATCGGACAAGGAGTTCCGCTTTTTATTTCTTTTATTATTTTTGCAGGGCTTGGTGCAGGCCTTTTACTTATAACTAAGGATCGAACAGCAAACATAATTTTAAAACGCTTTAAAAAATCTTAA
- a CDS encoding cache domain-containing protein yields the protein MELHLKDKAIDTAEILDGRTNSFFQFLEGIARMPIFHDTDASYADKVAAIQREVAFNKSLHDAALITKDGFLIDKDNRKMPVSDTKWFKTAIQGNRAVTEPFTSVTDGELVITFAIPIYDDNNEIINVLAAVTLASLLSDQIDDIVIGKTGECYILGEEGSIIAHKKFDLVKRYGLYM from the coding sequence ATTGAGCTGCACTTAAAAGATAAAGCTATCGACACGGCTGAAATTCTTGACGGACGCACAAATTCTTTCTTTCAATTTCTGGAAGGTATTGCGCGAATGCCGATTTTTCATGATACTGATGCATCTTATGCAGATAAGGTAGCAGCCATTCAAAGAGAAGTAGCTTTTAATAAAAGCTTGCATGATGCTGCTTTGATTACCAAGGATGGATTCTTGATAGATAAGGACAACAGAAAAATGCCGGTATCGGATACAAAATGGTTTAAAACAGCTATACAGGGAAACAGAGCTGTGACTGAACCTTTTACATCAGTAACTGACGGGGAACTTGTTATAACATTTGCGATTCCCATATATGATGACAACAATGAGATTATTAATGTGCTTGCAGCTGTTACCTTAGCTTCTTTGCTTTCCGACCAAATTGATGATATTGTAATCGGCAAGACAGGCGAATGTTATATTTTGGGTGAAGAAGGAAGTATCATAGCTCATAAAAAATTCGATTTAGTTAAAAGATATGGGCTCTATATGTGA
- a CDS encoding peptidase domain-containing ABC transporter: MKKDVVLQKDETDCAAACIATIARRYGKRIAVKRIRKFAHTDQEGTSGLGITKAAKAFGFDCRGVISKEKQIPDDVKLPFIAHVVTPIGNHYVTVESVRTQFIEIGDPAIGLRKITKEEFNAMWTGVFFLLTPTASFSEIEDSGSDLLRFFKLLEPYKNVWIKVFFASLMLAVLGIASAFYFRFLIDEVLAGGLEKTLTYFSLFFLVAIIFQSLLTLARNQLLNIMGFKIDNALMQSYFSHLLKLPMNFFSNRKTGELISRMYDSATIRDIVSSTSLSVAMDAVMIVFGIIFLFMLGSNLAFVALVPVVIGAIGVLLFAKPYEKKMKERAIAEASKQSCMVELITGIETIKSIASEDIANDKAEFVLVEATRKNIEIASMVNFQNVFQMFVYKCGSLAVYWIGGLAILKGKMSLGQLISFVILSGYFLDPLSRLLTLQPLLQEAKTAAERLSEIFEEAPEIDEENEVEKIVPDKILGAIEVKNVSFSYGARGKTLKDVSLKIHSGSKVAFVGESGSGKSTLAKLLVKLYKPDAGEILLDGKNIEDYDTKVLRKKIGYIQQDSLLFSGSIANNIRESNPSARMSDVFLASSIAAADRFITHLPERFSTIVGERGTSLSGGEKQRIAIARTILKKPQILILDEATSGLDSVTEHDVMKNINGISENQTHVIISHKLATTKDCDEIFVFDKGEIVEHGTHEELLKKEDFYYNLWNMQNKGKNETNCISR, translated from the coding sequence ATGAAGAAAGATGTTGTATTGCAAAAAGATGAAACCGATTGTGCTGCAGCCTGTATTGCGACTATTGCTAGGCGTTATGGAAAACGCATTGCGGTAAAGCGGATAAGAAAGTTTGCACACACAGATCAAGAAGGTACTTCCGGTCTTGGGATAACAAAAGCGGCTAAGGCTTTTGGTTTTGACTGCAGAGGCGTTATCTCCAAAGAAAAACAAATTCCGGATGATGTAAAGCTGCCCTTTATTGCACATGTCGTTACGCCAATTGGTAACCATTATGTTACTGTTGAATCGGTTCGGACTCAGTTTATAGAAATAGGAGACCCTGCGATTGGTTTAAGAAAAATTACCAAAGAAGAATTCAATGCTATGTGGACAGGCGTTTTCTTCTTGCTCACTCCTACGGCTAGTTTTTCAGAAATTGAAGATTCCGGTTCGGATCTACTCCGATTTTTTAAACTATTGGAACCATATAAAAATGTATGGATTAAAGTTTTTTTTGCAAGTTTAATGTTAGCAGTTCTAGGCATTGCTTCAGCTTTTTATTTTCGATTCTTAATTGATGAAGTCCTTGCCGGCGGGCTGGAAAAAACTTTAACGTATTTTTCATTGTTTTTTTTAGTTGCCATAATTTTTCAATCACTTTTAACGCTTGCTCGAAATCAACTTCTTAATATTATGGGTTTTAAAATTGATAATGCATTAATGCAATCATATTTTAGCCATCTATTAAAACTACCAATGAATTTTTTTTCAAATAGAAAGACAGGCGAGCTTATTTCAAGAATGTATGACAGTGCGACAATTAGGGACATAGTTTCATCTACGTCGTTATCTGTGGCAATGGATGCGGTGATGATTGTTTTTGGAATTATCTTTTTGTTTATGTTAGGTTCGAATTTGGCATTTGTTGCATTGGTGCCGGTAGTGATTGGCGCTATTGGAGTTTTGCTTTTTGCAAAACCATATGAAAAAAAAATGAAAGAGAGAGCTATTGCTGAAGCTAGTAAACAGTCTTGTATGGTTGAGCTTATTACAGGAATAGAAACCATAAAATCGATTGCGAGTGAAGATATTGCAAATGATAAGGCAGAATTTGTATTGGTTGAAGCAACACGAAAAAATATTGAAATAGCCTCGATGGTAAATTTTCAAAATGTTTTTCAAATGTTTGTCTATAAATGCGGTAGTCTTGCCGTCTATTGGATCGGCGGTCTGGCAATTTTAAAAGGAAAGATGAGTTTAGGTCAGTTAATTTCTTTTGTAATTTTGTCAGGTTATTTTTTAGATCCATTATCACGGCTTTTAACGTTACAACCACTATTACAAGAAGCAAAAACGGCTGCAGAACGGCTTTCTGAAATTTTTGAAGAAGCTCCAGAAATTGATGAGGAAAATGAAGTAGAAAAGATAGTCCCGGATAAAATATTAGGAGCAATTGAAGTTAAAAACGTCTCTTTTTCCTATGGAGCTCGAGGAAAGACATTAAAAGATGTGAGTTTAAAAATTCATTCAGGTTCTAAAGTTGCCTTTGTTGGGGAATCCGGTTCCGGTAAAAGTACATTGGCAAAATTATTGGTAAAACTATATAAACCAGATGCCGGTGAGATTTTGCTTGATGGAAAAAATATTGAAGATTATGATACAAAAGTACTACGAAAAAAAATAGGGTATATCCAACAAGACTCGTTACTTTTTTCAGGAAGTATAGCAAACAATATTCGAGAAAGTAATCCTTCTGCACGCATGTCAGATGTTTTTTTAGCAAGTTCTATAGCAGCTGCAGATCGATTTATCACACATCTACCAGAACGGTTTAGCACCATTGTAGGTGAACGTGGTACAAGTTTGTCAGGAGGGGAAAAACAGCGGATTGCAATTGCTCGAACTATTTTGAAAAAACCGCAAATACTAATATTGGATGAAGCGACTTCCGGATTGGATAGTGTTACGGAACATGATGTTATGAAAAATATCAATGGCATCTCTGAAAATCAAACACACGTTATTATTTCTCATAAACTGGCTACAACAAAGGACTGTGATGAAATTTTCGTTTTTGACAAAGGAGAAATTGTTGAACATGGAACCCATGAGGAATTATTAAAAAAAGAAGATTTTTATTACAATCTGTGGAATATGCAAAACAAAGGAAAAAATGAAACAAATTGTATCAGTAGATGA